The genomic interval TGACTTTGAGATTCGGTTTACCGTTGGCGCATTGGTGATCTATTGGTAACGTGACCATACGTCCCGCTTTGGGCGGGACAGTCCCGCTTTCAAGTTGTGCGTCCCGCTGTCCCCCGCGAGGGCAAAAATGTCCCGCTTTCATAAACTGAccaaacgataatttaaattacttacctacattttgaaATTTCATTCCATATTTCCTTTATTTCTTTTAATCACTTGAGACAACTATTTATCTTCTTATCACTTACTCACATAGACTATAGGGAGTAATATGAGTCCGAGTTCCGCCGAAACTCCGCGAGTAACTTCGTTCAGTGACAATCATCAAAGTAATCTGTATTAAATTGTTAAGTAACTTAACTGATTTCTTAATTACAGATGTGCGggtctcacaatatattgatctctcaaaaaggcacggacataaagtctgtggagtgataataaaatcttaaaaaaaaaaaaaaaaaagatgtgCGGGTAATTCCGAAAAATCAAAAATCCGAAAAtttgcacttttttactaattttacgTTTTTACACGCACGTTCGGTCCTAGCGCCCTGAGTCAACCCAAGCGAGGTAGAAGATTAAGTTGCCATCAAGGTGAATGGTTCTACGGTTCAAAGTATGATTGCGTTTGGAAGAAATCGGAATTACCCGAAATTCGGCATTACCAACCTGTACCTTATGATGTTTAAGAATTTCGTAGTGTCTGGTATGAGAACACCCAAAAATttcgaaaaacttttttccgaatttgaaacGCCGAATATGTATGAacctaatttacaaaatattgcaataacgattttttaatatcaataaaataatcacaaaggtttgttattacgattgttaaatacacgaacgtttcaaaaactttagaaccaaaacctaaaggtgttaggtgcacatagatatcgaaaaacaaagcggagcgcagcgaagcaaaaacatattaaaatgttaactaAGTTACATTCGGGGATTTgtgttttcggaatattaaaacttcgggatttgttatttaaataattcgatataataaaaaatcgtacatttaaaacatcgaaattataacattcgaaaaatttaatttggtaattttaataaatctgttgtttgaaatttcgtttatcaaCTTTTCgtaattttcgttattcggaaacttaaaactttactagaactatgaaattcataatttaaaaaatcgttgttttcatattcgtaattCGGATTATGTAGGGTACCCGtttggtatatttataaaattctaaatataCCAACTTTACAAGATTAttagatacataaatataaaaaaatggtcaTTCCTCATTCATGCATCTCTTTCACATTTCACTCTTTCATCGTAGTGATTGAATTTTCAATTGATGCACTGAGCAAACTGAGcaaaaagataaaaagatGAGAAAGATAATAGTTACCTATATCTATTTTTGAGGGATATGAAATTCGGCAGGTGTCCcgctttgacaaaaaaaaatatggtcaCGTTATCTATTGGGTAATTTGGGGTCAATTTAGGAACGTCGTGATGCTATTGCGTTCTGCTTCACTATAAGCTTATGTTTTATTGTGTGTATTTTCTGATTATTAGGATCTTCTAGAGAAATTGATTTACCCAATTATACATTTTGCTTTTATTGACGATTGTGtattacatataataatatggtaaaATAGGTTacctcataaaaaaatacatgaaaaaTTGTTGATAGTGTAGGAAATAATATTCAGCCTTCGTTGAATCATTAGCACTGAagaatttttgttttattttaaaataattttataacatgGTTCTTATATCTACTCGCGCAGCTTTTTATAATTGTGTTAAAACGGAAAGTGGCCTTATTCCCCGTTTTATAGacttattttgttttcgtttTTTAAGCCTCATTTTATGTGTTTCGTCAAAAGGTTTATGTGACCGCCTTCAAGTTGGCTTTTTACGAGCGACTATAACTTTTGCGCGAAGAATTGGGTTAAAATCTgctttgtttatatttataggttcATACCAAACTGCTGTCTGTACCTAGGATACCTATAATATCGAATTAACATAATTGGTCTTAGGATAAACACTAGGCATTTGTGAACGGTTGTTTAGCTCTGATAAACAGagtgaaaataactttaattatattatgtataatgtatatattCTGTGTTTAAGTTTTCAGTATTACATGGggattgatttttatttttttatgaaaattgcTCATCATAGAGAAACTTATAAAAATGCTCATGAAAACCTTTTACACACGGCACATTTGTCTCATACCAGTTATAAAGTTATAACGTACGTATTTTTAagcgacttcgaaaaaagaagcaatctcaattcgtctgtatgtatgattttttattataagtcggttttaaaaatacattatacagctagtatgtaagtataatgtaaataaacaacagatacatattttttcatttgttcTGACCCGCACACAGTGGTCGGTTTTTCGGTAAGTAAATTGGTGTGGTAAAAGCACCGCTATGCGTCGGTAAATGTGTTGTAATTTCTCGCTAAAAACTTGAACTTGTGGCCAGACCGCGCGGTCGGGGCACACCGGGCGCGATCTAAAAAACAGTTGTTTGTTTCTATGTTAAGGAGTTCTCCCGAGGTAAACACTGTGCTTTTCATTACAAATACGaggaaagaaaagaaaataaccatgaatatcaaaaataattgttaatttCTCAATATTACGCGTATATGGACAGCAAAAAGATCACCTCCATTACAAGGcaaataataatcatcagGTGCTTGGTGCTTCTAGTTTAAATCCATCATCATTCATTGCATTTTAGATACAAGAATTTTAATCTTATAAGTACTGCGTATTGAAGAAAAATGATAATTATGCATTTAACGTTCCcacctaaatacataatttacccGGTTTTTGCTGTAATATGTTCCTAATTTTCTAAGTCCTATGACGTTTGATTAACGTATATTTCCCATTAATTTCACTTGAAAAGTAACAAATGACAGATTAAATGTATGGATTTAACAGCTCTCATAGGGCTTATTCTATATTTTAGataaaagttatattgtattctaCACCCAGTGCTCCATCTCTCGGTGCGCCTCCTACCTTCTGTCCGGCGACGCGTGTCGTGTGTTACCGGCGTTACATCAGCCGCATTGTTCTCAAACAATGACCTTAACTCTTGATACCGTCTCCCATACCGCCTCAGACAGTCAGGAAAATATTAATGACACATTTTGGGCAGTGGTGGACTTCCTAGTTATGATTTTATTGGGTTTGAGCCGAGTAGGTAGACGTATAGCTTTAATGAAACGAGACAGAGTCGTTGGTAGCGTAAAAGCGCTTCGAAACTAAGCATGTCGTGAAGGTAGAGTATTCCAGACCAGTCGAAGGATGGCCTTAGATAAGTAGTGACTGGATGAGTAAAGAGAACTGAGAAAGAATTCCGTCGTatccttttaaaaaataaataaatttcataatgTAACTCTGTATCTAGACTTGATTGGCTCCTGTTCCACTGTCCATTctgacatttaataataataacctcTAAGTACTCGtgtgattaaaatatttctccTCTCTTGTTCCAGATGTGACAACAATGGCTGCCACAGACGGCCAAGTCATCGTCGCGGCGTCGCGCTGGGCCGATGAGGGCTCCTACCTCCGGGAGTTTGTCTCCAAGAATAGAGTCCCTAATGTCGCCAAGATCATCAAGGGACAGTATGGCGGCCTGGGGGTCCCCACACTGCCCAGCCCCGGCCTCCAGAGCACCGCCATGCTCATCTCAGCAGGCAAGAGGAAGAAAATCATCGCTCAGGCCATCAAGATCAAAGAAGGCAGACGCATGGTCAGCGTTGGACCCAGAATCGCCATCCCTGACTCGTATAAGGGATACTTTGAGCTGCTCAGCGAAGAAGGAAGAGCTGTCAGGTGCATCGAGTCTGTGTCTGAACTCGCCAGGAGACGGCTAGAAGACGGATGTCTGGTCAGAGAACCGATCAGAGTCATCTGCGCCAAGACGGACTTGGATGGCAATTTGACAGCTGACGGCGCAAGGAATATGCCCGCCGGAGAAGTCATCATGCCTAAAGGAGAAGCGTTGCTTGGCAAAACTAAATACCTTAAATGTACTGATACTAAAGGTGATACGGTGTTGTTGAGTCTCGACCAGAGAGGAAAGTTCTCTGCTGTGGCTAAGGAAGAGAATATCAGCGGTGTGCATACAGCCAAGACGTTGCTGACTAAACGGCTTCCGTTGACGGTCAGACTGGTCCACGGCACGACGCCGCGGGGGATAAAAAGTGCAAGTCATTTTGTTCCGGAATTAAGACTGCTTTCAATGTACGAAGAGGAACATATATTCGCACTGCCCCTTCAGAAGGAGGGTAACGCCCTAGTGGCCTTGCCTCTGGCGGCGCCTCTCAAAATGCAGAAATGCAAGAACGAGGAGCAAATACGAAACTTCATGGAGTTTTACAGGCTGGTGGAAAAGTGCAATCGATTGTTAGTGGACGTCGTGGATAGAATACACGTGTTAGACGGGAAGCTAGGAGACCCGAAGCGACTACTGAACGCTCCACTAAACGCCCCTCCTTTAGTCAAAACTGGTTACTTCTTGCGAAGAAGCGCTTCGAGTGACACAGCCAATCACGGCAAGGCACACCTGTCGCGCCACAACCACACCTACAGCAGTCATCGAGACGAGACTAGCATCCCTGACGAGTACGACGAAATAGACCAGATCTACGACTACGTCAGGGGTTTCGCGCCTCTGCCCAAGAACATAAAAGCGTCATACTCAAACGAGCCCGTCTCAGCTCCAAGACACGAGTCGGCGCCTACTTCACCCGCAGCCACGCCTATCCACATGCCTTTAATAACAGAAATCAAACCGGAACCTCCTCCTATAGAGACGATTCCTACCAAGAAACCGTTAGTCCAACCAAAAGCCGAGAAGCGAACCAGGAAAACGGCTGTGACGGCTAAAGAACTCCCCCCAGTAACTGCTGTGTTCAAAGGAAAACCTGTGACAACGCCTACGACGAACCTCCCGAAGCTCTATGTGAAAAACAGCAGCAGCAATTCCAAAAACAGAATGATCTTCCGCCATAACAGTCACTCGCCGACGAAAGAGATTCCTAGTCCAATTACTAGTCCCATTGTTAGACCGCTTTCCAAAGGCGATTCCCCCATCTTTAATATTAGGTACAAAAGTCTTTCGAATATCCAACAGGCTATGGAGTTGGATGGGACCTTGGACTCAAGTCATTCTGGGGGGAGGACGTCAGGGGACTCCGGGGCTGGACCTAAGCTCCCAGAGAAGAGGTCTAGAAAGCTAAGCAGACCTAAGTCCCTGAGTAATCTAGTTTGGGAGCTGAAGGGTTGTCCTGTCGAGGCGGTGAATGAGAAACCAAAATCTAGAAGTAAAAATGAAGGCTATAGGAAACTGGGCAACAAACTGTCTTTAGGGGCTAAGCGGGTGCCTACGCTCTATCTTTGAATTATCGGTaagttatacattatttttactaaCTTTACTAAATCAGTACAAACTGATGGGACTCATTcaggtacatacataattcagtataattattatacctagaCTTGAAACTTATCACCTGCAATGCAGCGGGCAAATAAAAGACGTACTAAATTCTATTTAAAATTGCAATTACAGTCTAGAAAGGGCATTTCACAAATTAGCTTTCTTTCGTTGACAGACATAATTGGAAAACAAAACTAGCACATTTTATGTTAGGGCTTTTCGTTGACAATTATTTCCAAGCATAATAGTATCTCTTGGtgccataataatatgtaggacTCCTATACTTACgcaaaataataatcaaatttTATCATCATTCATATGTTACACTGACTGTAAATTTCAGAATGAAACACATTTTTAGTACCCTTTACTTAGAACGTAACTATTGCTCAAGGGTTCTCTTGGTACAGGCTCAACATTAAAATCCCACTTAAACCCCATAATTCTCAGAAGAAGATATCTCGTTTTCAACCAAGGAGTCGAGAGTTCGTATGGTTGGAAATGTCACTATTTATCACTATTCATTTGTCGCAACGAGTTGGCTGCAAGGGCCTATACCCATAAACGAGATACGACGTAGCTGAATTGCTATGCAGCTTTTATGATGTCTGTGCAAAGTTTTATAGATGGATTAGCCGCCACTTGCTAGCCAGCAAATGTACAGTCAGAAAAAAAGATCAAGACACCAGGGCAAACAGTTTGACCCTAAGGTGAAAGATTAATGAtgttatttatagtttattttcatCGATAGATACAAACTTTTCATGTCACGCGTCAGCCATCAGTGGATCTTTAAATTGAAGTATTTGCTATATTTATCCCTCTATTGCTGACGGTTCAATAAACCTGTCTCGTCCCAAA from Plutella xylostella chromosome 28, ilPluXylo3.1, whole genome shotgun sequence carries:
- the LOC105385515 gene encoding uncharacterized protein LOC105385515, which gives rise to MAATDGQVIVAASRWADEGSYLREFVSKNRVPNVAKIIKGQYGGLGVPTLPSPGLQSTAMLISAGKRKKIIAQAIKIKEGRRMVSVGPRIAIPDSYKGYFELLSEEGRAVRCIESVSELARRRLEDGCLVREPIRVICAKTDLDGNLTADGARNMPAGEVIMPKGEALLGKTKYLKCTDTKGDTVLLSLDQRGKFSAVAKEENISGVHTAKTLLTKRLPLTVRLVHGTTPRGIKSASHFVPELRLLSMYEEEHIFALPLQKEGNALVALPLAAPLKMQKCKNEEQIRNFMEFYRLVEKCNRLLVDVVDRIHVLDGKLGDPKRLLNAPLNAPPLVKTGYFLRRSASSDTANHGKAHLSRHNHTYSSHRDETSIPDEYDEIDQIYDYVRGFAPLPKNIKASYSNEPVSAPRHESAPTSPAATPIHMPLITEIKPEPPPIETIPTKKPLVQPKAEKRTRKTAVTAKELPPVTAVFKGKPVTTPTTNLPKLYVKNSSSNSKNRMIFRHNSHSPTKEIPSPITSPIVRPLSKGDSPIFNIRYKSLSNIQQAMELDGTLDSSHSGGRTSGDSGAGPKLPEKRSRKLSRPKSLSNLVWELKGCPVEAVNEKPKSRSKNEGYRKLGNKLSLGAKRVPTLYL